From Tiliqua scincoides isolate rTilSci1 chromosome 2, rTilSci1.hap2, whole genome shotgun sequence, the proteins below share one genomic window:
- the TSPAN16 gene encoding tetraspanin-16 — protein sequence MGCFTFLKMMMFVFNGVIFLGGAAVLGVGIWVKVDSKSFVKILGAATPQLTQLTNVGYLCIGIGCFLLLMGFLGCWGAMKESKCLLLLFFVVVLIVFIVEVSGAVVVLAFSAVADIFIDYLKNWALKTLKEDYGNQEDITAIWDTTMRELSCCGFHNYTDFSNSTYLKVKQKYPAACCKTNKECQESEVKEKGCLLKVQTFLNQHGKIVGGVALGIGVLELAAMAVSLMLFSQIKTTSS from the exons ATGGGGTGCTTCACCTTCTTGAAGATGATGATGTTTGTGTTCAACGGTGTGATATTT CTGGGGGGTGCTGCTGTGCTGGGCGTCGGCATCTGGGTGAAGGTGGACAGCAAATCCTTTGTGAAGATCCTGGGAGCTGCAACTCCACAGTTGACGCAGCTGACTAACGTAGGCTACCTGTGCATCGGCATTGGCTGCTTCCTTCTCCTCATGGGCTTTTTGGGATGCTGGGGGGCTATGAAAGAAAGCaaatgcctgctgctgctg TTCTTTGTGGTCGTCCTGATTGTCTTCATAGTAGAAGTGTCAGGAGCTGTTGTGGTGCtggctttctctgctgtg GCAGATATATTTATAGACTATTTGAAAAACTGGGCCTTGAAGACGTTAAAGGAGGACTACGGGAATCAAGAGGACATCACAGCCATATGGGACACCACAATGAGAGAG CTGAGTTGCTGTGGATTCCACAACTACACAGATTTCAGCAATTCTACCTACCTAAAAGTGAAGCAGAAATATCCAGCTGCTTGCTGTAAAACCAACAAAGAGTGCCAGGAATCTGAAGTAAAGGAGAAG GGCTGCCTGCTTAAAGTCCAGACATTCCTAAACCAGCATGGGAAGATTGTTGGAGGGGTAGCTCTAGGGATTGGCGTTCTTGAG CTGGCTGCCATGGCTGTCTCCTTGATGCTGTTTAGTCAGATTAAGACTACAAGTTCCTGA